One Dictyostelium discoideum AX4 chromosome 3 chromosome, whole genome shotgun sequence genomic region harbors:
- the rsc12 gene encoding hypothetical protein, which yields MYYRKFVFLLLTLCVFGQSFVQSRTVTLDGTSCGKCQLESMISSLAGGALSSLDDVVIKGVPNAVYTIAKPVLCRAMNITSGTVNLASTIDLRGNLWIASGASMIITGAIKSVSNVFVTVDGIVTVRGGASLIANLNVNGKLNIEAGSLTVNGFIASATALPIVSGAGQLINNGKCIYNAVPTILGTGQFIVNGATQLSKGITCQDKAILSIASKATVDILANSIFAAPIAIASNAEIKLTSGNHVFNGVNGATNSIMTIVNGAVSLNAPSTCHTVDLTGAGSILVNSNSVINTIKAAATAQVNVAKAGLLNINGIADIKAILNLKDTANVVVAAKATANLLGGVNAIAQSQIQAMDSSILNMGKTCTLSQPIIMGKQAVMNAMEGTHSWTQGITSQVNSIINIGSKSNIIANKDCKFGILNLATGSNVNINSGTTIVQGALTTASNSALAVTNAVLNLKATSVIKSALSINAQAKAIFDSKVDLLAGITTHIDSTIDINHNVNILASSTIKSVTNLNANGLLVFGGSKGVSHSCSGDITSDAKSTLNVVAGAILHLDGDAVLAGTHKLVDGSQIIVNGNANIISGLTSTGSALSHFTVGPTGSCVLGNTPMPTLPSFPTIPGFPSFPSASQKSWSHHGHSNNGNNGNNGNNGNNGNNGNNGNNGNNGNNNGNNGNNGNNGNNGNNGNNGNNGNNGNNGNNGNNGNNGNNGQSSGSNQMPSSTISFPSSGSASSGSFPSSSTGSNQMPSSTISFPSSGSASSGSFPSSGSASSGSFPSSGSSNNGQTSGKSTTTTTTTSSSSSSSSITNINGNVIIQTGGSLDVLGKCNVGSTVQNLGSLTLTQPMVIAGNAFTQTSATAVLNMVAGGSIESKVIDFTHGTIQGVGALKCGTCNFANKIAANLNIVGNVKMAATATVYANIDALMSITTSTQTSISQSSTKTVNGKTTTQSSSSSSSSISKQFVPMIVCSGTADVAGNLNVVASEANQAKIASGTVFKFISAPVVKGNVSSVSCLTSSTAAAAQQAAGAAAAAAQKAAMAAASKVWSIVNSPCNCECGLKRL from the coding sequence atgtattATCGTAAATTTGTATTCCTTTTATTAACACTTTGTGTTTTTGGTCAAAGTTTTGTCCAATCCCGTACTGTAACACTTGATGGAACTTCTTGTGGTAAATGCCAATTGGAGTCAATGATTTCATCATTAGCTGGTGGTGCTTTAAGCTCacttgatgatgttgttatCAAAGGTGTCCCAAATGCTGTCTACACAATCGCAAAACCAGTTCTCTGTCGTGCAATGAATATTACAAGTGGTACTGTCAATTTAGCATCAACTATTGATTTAAGAGGTAACTTATGGATTGCATCAGGTGCAAGCATGATCATCACTGGTGCCATTAAAAGTGTTTCCAATGTTTTCGTCACTGTTGATGGTATCGTTACAGTTAGAGGTGGTGCATCTTTAATTGCCAACTTAAACGttaatggtaaattaaatattgaagcAGGTTCATTGACTGTCAATGGTTTCATTGCAAGTGCAACTGCCTTACCAATTGTTTCAGGTGCAGGTCAATTAATCAACAATGGTAAATGTATTTATAATGCAGTCCCAACCATCCTTGGAACTGGTCAATTCATTGTCAATGGTGCCACTCAATTATCAAAAGGTATCACTTGTCAAGACAAAGCAATCCTCTCCATTGCATCAAAAGCAACTGTTGATATCCTTGCCAACTCAATCTTTGCCGCTCCAATTGCAATTGCAAGCAAtgctgaaattaaattaaccaGTGGTAACCATGTATTCAATGGTGTAAATGGTGCAACCAACTCCATCATGACCATCGTAAATGGTGCAGTCTCATTAAATGCCCCAAGTACCTGTCACACTGTTGACCTCACTGGTGCTGGTTCAATCTTAGTTAACTCCAACTCTGTCATCAACACAATTAAAGCCGCAGCAACTGCTCAAGTTAACGTTGCCAAAGCTGGTCTCCTCAACATTAATGGTATTGCTGATATTAAAGCCATCCTCAACTTAAAAGATACTGCCAACGTTGTCGTCGCTGCCAAAGCCACTGCTAACCTCTTAGGTGGTGTTAATGCTATTGCTCAATCACAAATTCAAGCTATGGATAGCTCTATCCTCAACATGGGTAAAACCTGTACTCTCTCACAACCAATCATCATGGGTAAACAAGCTGTTATGAACGCAATGGAAGGTACTCACTCATGGACTCAAGGTATCACCTCCCAAGTTAACTCTATCATCAACATCggttcaaaatcaaatatcaTCGCCAACAAAGATTGTAAATTCGGTATCCTCAACCTTGCAACTGGTTCAAATGTAAACATCAACTCTGGTACAACCATCGTCCAAGGTGCCCTCACAACTGCTTCAAACTCTGCCCTCGCTGTTACCAACGCTGTCCTCAACTTAAAAGCAACCTCTGTTATTAAATCTGCCTTATCCATCAATGCTCAAGCAAAAGCAATCTTTGATAGCAAAGTTGACCTCTTAGCCGGTATCACCACTCATATTGATTCAACCATCGATATTAACCATAACGTAAACATCTTAGCTTCATCCACAATTAAATCTGTCACTAACCTCAATGCCAATGGTCTCTTAGTATTCGGTGGTTCAAAAGGTGTTAGTCACTCTTGCTCTGGTGATATCACTTCTGATGCCAAATCAACCCTCAATGTTGTTGCTGGTGCTATTCTCCATCTCGATGGTGATGCAGTTCTTGCTGGTACTCATAAATTAGTTGATGGTTCACAAATCATTGTAAACGGTAATGCTAATATCATCTCTGGTTTAACCTCAACTGGTTCAGCTCTTTCTCACTTTACTGTTGGTCCAACTGGTAGCTGTGTCCTCGGTAATACCCCAATGCCAACTCTCCCATCATTCCCAACCATCCCAGGTTTCCCATCATTCCCATCTGCTTCTCAAAAATCATGGAGTCATCACGGTCACTCAAATAATGGTAACAACGGTAACAACGGTAACAATGGTAACAATGGTAACAATGGTAACAACGGTAACAACGGTAACAACGGTAACAACAACGGTAATAACGGTAATAACGGTAATAACGGTAACAACGGTAACAATGGTAACAACGGTAACAATGGTAACAATGGTAACAATGGTAACAATGGTAACAACGGTAATAACGGTAACAATGGTCAATCATCAGGTTCAAACCAAATGCCATCAAGCACTATTTCATTCCCATCATCTGGTTCAGCATCATCTGGTTCATtcccatcatcatcaactggTTCAAACCAAATGCCATCAAGCACTATTTCATTCCCATCATCTGGTTCAGCCTCATCTGGTTCATTCCCATCATCTGGTTCAGCTTCATCTGGTTCATTCCCATCATCTGGTTCATCAAACAATGGTCAAACCTCAGGAAaatcaaccaccacaactactactacttccTCAAGCTCATCATCAAGCTCAATTACAAATATCAATGGTAATGTTATCATCCAAACTGGTGGTTCATTAGATGTTTTGGGTAAATGTAATGTTGGTTCAACTGTTCAAAACTTAGGTTCATTAACCCTCACTCAACCAATGGTCATTGCAGGTAATGCCTTCACTCAAACAAGTGCTACTGCCGTCTTAAATATGGTCGCTGGTGgttcaattgaatcaaaagTTATTGATTTCACTCATGGTACCATTCAAGGTGTTGGTGCTCTTAAATGTGGTACTTGTAACTTTGCCAATAAGATCGCTGCTAACCTCAACATTGTTGGTAACGTTAAAATGGCCGCAACTGCAACTGTCTATGCAAACATTGATGCTTTAATGTCAATCACCACCTCAACCCAAACCTCAATCTCTCAATCATCAACCAAGACTGTCAACGGTAAGACCACCACTCAATCATCATCAAGCTCATCATCATCCATCTCTAAACAATTCGTTCCAATGATCGTTTGTTCAGGTACTGCTGATGTTGCTGGTAACCTCAATGTCGTTGCCTCAGAAGCCAATCAAGCTAAAATTGCCTCTGGTACTGTATTCAAATTCATCTCAGCCCCAGTTGTTAAAGGTAATGTCTCCTCAGTTAGCTGTCTCACCTCAAGCACTGCTGCTGCTGCTCAACAAGCTGCCGgtgctgctgctgctgctgccCAAAAAGCTGCTATGGCTGCTGCCTCTAAAGTTTGGTCAATTGTAAATTCACCATGTAACTGTGAATGTGGATTGAAGAGATTATAA